The Accipiter gentilis chromosome 14, bAccGen1.1, whole genome shotgun sequence genome contains a region encoding:
- the LOC126045560 gene encoding regulator of G-protein signaling 9-binding protein-like — MAPGRGDARRMPGAAGTCAAAQAALCKATAGHRLLVLQLGGSADSPRLREERRRRSAEARDLSTGLQHTLLAGLRQASASPEERRELERLWVLFLSALELFLQDLRQAHHLCQLFSVQGGGTTLLRTGLGSQGLPSRKGSRRGGGPAQPPATPRLEEEIEQVRATLVEMESRANILPWTVEATQPAGTGGTAAPAAGAAREGSDAGHCCRVL, encoded by the exons ATGGCACCAGGGAGAGGGGATGCGCGCCGCATGCCGGGGGCAGCAGGGACATGcgcagcagcccaggctgccctCTGCAAGGCCACGGCCGGGCACcggctgctggtgctgcagctCGGGGGCAGCGCCGACAGCCCCCGGCTGCGAGAGGAGCGGCGCAGAAGGAGCGCGGAGGCCCGCGACCTCAGCACCG GGCTACAACACacgctgctggcagggctgcggCAGGCATCAGCGAGCCCCGAGGAGCGGCGGGAGCTGGAGAGGCTGTGGGTGCTCTTCCTCTCTGCCCTGGAGCTCTTCCTGCAGGATCTGCGCCAAGCCCACCACCTCTGCCAGCTCTTCTCCGTGCAGGGGGGGGGCACAACCCTGCTGCGCACTGGGCTGGGGAGCCAGGGGCTGCCCAGCCGCAAGGGAAGCCGGCGAGGGGGGGGTCCTGCGCAGCCCCCGGCCACCCCACGCCTGGAGGAAGAGATTGAGCAGGTGAGAGCCACGCTGGTGGAGATGGAGAGCAGAGCCAACATCCTGCCATGGACGGTGGAGGCCACGCAGCCGGCAGGAACGGGCggcactgcagcccctgcagctggGGCGGCTCGGGAGGGGTCTGACgctgggcactgctgcagggTCCTCTGA
- the TNNC2 gene encoding troponin C, skeletal muscle has protein sequence MPSMTDQQAEARAFLSEEMIAEFKAAFDMFDADGGGDISTKELGTVMRMLGQNPTKEELDAIIEEVDEDGSGTIDFEEFLVMMVRQMKEDAKGKSEEELANCFRVFDRNADGFIDIEELGEILRATGEHVTEEDIEDLMKDSDKNNDGRIDFDEFLKMMEGVQ, from the exons atGCCTTCAATG ACAGACCAGCAGGCGGAAGCCCGCGCCTTCCTCAGCGAGGAGATGATCGCGG AGTTCAAGGCCGCCTTTGACATGTTTGATGCGGATGGCGGCGGGGACATCAGCACCAAGGAGCTGGGGACGGTGATGAGGATGTTGGGGCAGAACCCCACCAAGGAGGAGCTGGACGCCATCATAGAGGAGGTGGACGAGGATG GCAGCGGCACCATCGACTTCGAGGAGTTCCTGGTGATGATGGTGCGCCAGATGAAGGAGGACGCCAAGGGCAAGTCTGAGGAGGAGCTGGCCAACTGCTTCCGTGTCTTCGACCG AAACGCGGATGGGTTCATTGACATCGAGGAGCTGGGTGAGATCCTGAGGGCAACTGGGGAGCACGTCACCGAGGAGGACATAGAGGATCTGATGAAGGATTCAGACAAGAACAACGACGGCCGCATCGACTTCGATG AGTTCCTGAAGATGATGGAAGGTGTGCAGTAA